One Ricinus communis isolate WT05 ecotype wild-type chromosome 2, ASM1957865v1, whole genome shotgun sequence DNA segment encodes these proteins:
- the LOC8267858 gene encoding probable alpha-amylase 2 isoform X1, translating to MGYLNQETCECNQQTDIGAAVRNGKEILLQAFNWESHKHDWWRNLERKVPDIAKSGFTSAWLPPPSQSLSPEGYLPQNLYSLNSVYGSEHLLKALLQKMKQYNVRAMADIVINHRIGTTKGHGGMYNRYDGIPIPWDERAVTLCTGGLGNRSTGDNFNGVPNIDHTQHFVRKDIIGWLKWLRNVVGFQDFRFDFARGYSAKYVKEYIEAAKPIFSIGEYWDSCNYSGTYLEYSQDSHRQRIVNWIDCTGQLSAAFDFTTKGILQEAVKGQLWRLRDSKGKPPGVMGWWPSRAVTFIDNHDTGSTQGHWPFPSHHIMEGYAYILTHPGIPTVFYDHFYDWGNSIHEQIVKLIDIRKRQDINSRSSIRILEAQPNLYSAIIGEKVCMKIGDGSWSPSGREWTLATSGHRYAVWQK from the exons ATGGGCTACTTAAAT CAGGAAACTTGTGAATGTAACCAGCAGACTGATATAG GTGCAGCAGTGCGTAATGGGAAAGAAATACTTTTGCAG GCTTTTAACTGGGAATCTCATAAGCATGATTGGTGGAGAAACTTGGAAAGGAAGGTTCCTGACATTGCAAAATCTGGGTTTACTTCAGCATGGTTGCCACCGCCATCTCAGTCATTGTCACCTGAAG GTTACCTTCCTCAGAACCTTTATTCTCTCAACTCTGTATATGGTTCTGAGCACCTGTTGAAAGCTTTACTTCAAAAGATGAAGCAATATAACGTCAGAGCAATGGCTGATATTGTTATCAATCACCGTATCGGAACTACCAAAGGGCACGGAGGAATGTACAATCGTTACGACGGTATTCCAATACCATGGGATGAACGTGCTGTTACTTTATGTACTGGAGGACTG GGTAACCGCAGCACAGGCGACAACTTCAATGGAGTTCCTAATATTGATCATACCCAACATTTTGTTCGAAAAGATATTATTGGATGGCTGAAGTGGCTGCGTAATGTTGTTGGCTTTCAAGATTTCCGTTTTGATTTTGCAAGAGG TTACTCGGCAAAATATGTGAAGGAATACATTGAAGCAGCAAAGCCAATTTTTTCTATTGGCGAGTATTGGGATTCTTGCAACTACAGTGGCACCTATTTGGAATATAGCCAAG ATAGCCACAGACAACGGATTGTCAATTGGATCGATTGCACAGGACAGCTTTCAGCTGCTTTTGACTTCACAACAAAGGGAATTCTTCAG GAAGCTGTTAAGGGACAACTCTGGCGTCTTCGTGATTCCAAAGGGAAACCACCAGGTGTAATGGGATGGTGGCCTTCAAGGGCTGTTACATTCATTGATAACCATGATACAGGATCAACACAG GGCCATTGGCCTTTCCCTTCACATCATATTATGGAG GGCTACGCATACATACTTACACATCCAGGAATCCCAACAGTTTTCTATGACCATTTTTATGATTGGGGCAACTCCATTCATGAACAAATAGTGAAACTG ATTGACATTAGGAAGCGACAAGACATCAACAGTCGATCATCTATCAGGATTCTTGAAGCCCAGCCAAACCTATACTCTGCAATTATTGGGGAGAAAGTGTGCATGAAGATTGGAGATGGTTCCTGGAGCCCGTCTGGCAGAGAATGGACACTGGCAACCTCAGGCCATAGATATGCTGTATGGCAAAAATGA
- the LOC8267858 gene encoding probable alpha-amylase 2 isoform X2, translated as MGYLNETCECNQQTDIGAAVRNGKEILLQAFNWESHKHDWWRNLERKVPDIAKSGFTSAWLPPPSQSLSPEGYLPQNLYSLNSVYGSEHLLKALLQKMKQYNVRAMADIVINHRIGTTKGHGGMYNRYDGIPIPWDERAVTLCTGGLGNRSTGDNFNGVPNIDHTQHFVRKDIIGWLKWLRNVVGFQDFRFDFARGYSAKYVKEYIEAAKPIFSIGEYWDSCNYSGTYLEYSQDSHRQRIVNWIDCTGQLSAAFDFTTKGILQEAVKGQLWRLRDSKGKPPGVMGWWPSRAVTFIDNHDTGSTQGHWPFPSHHIMEGYAYILTHPGIPTVFYDHFYDWGNSIHEQIVKLIDIRKRQDINSRSSIRILEAQPNLYSAIIGEKVCMKIGDGSWSPSGREWTLATSGHRYAVWQK; from the exons ATGGGCTACTTAAAT GAAACTTGTGAATGTAACCAGCAGACTGATATAG GTGCAGCAGTGCGTAATGGGAAAGAAATACTTTTGCAG GCTTTTAACTGGGAATCTCATAAGCATGATTGGTGGAGAAACTTGGAAAGGAAGGTTCCTGACATTGCAAAATCTGGGTTTACTTCAGCATGGTTGCCACCGCCATCTCAGTCATTGTCACCTGAAG GTTACCTTCCTCAGAACCTTTATTCTCTCAACTCTGTATATGGTTCTGAGCACCTGTTGAAAGCTTTACTTCAAAAGATGAAGCAATATAACGTCAGAGCAATGGCTGATATTGTTATCAATCACCGTATCGGAACTACCAAAGGGCACGGAGGAATGTACAATCGTTACGACGGTATTCCAATACCATGGGATGAACGTGCTGTTACTTTATGTACTGGAGGACTG GGTAACCGCAGCACAGGCGACAACTTCAATGGAGTTCCTAATATTGATCATACCCAACATTTTGTTCGAAAAGATATTATTGGATGGCTGAAGTGGCTGCGTAATGTTGTTGGCTTTCAAGATTTCCGTTTTGATTTTGCAAGAGG TTACTCGGCAAAATATGTGAAGGAATACATTGAAGCAGCAAAGCCAATTTTTTCTATTGGCGAGTATTGGGATTCTTGCAACTACAGTGGCACCTATTTGGAATATAGCCAAG ATAGCCACAGACAACGGATTGTCAATTGGATCGATTGCACAGGACAGCTTTCAGCTGCTTTTGACTTCACAACAAAGGGAATTCTTCAG GAAGCTGTTAAGGGACAACTCTGGCGTCTTCGTGATTCCAAAGGGAAACCACCAGGTGTAATGGGATGGTGGCCTTCAAGGGCTGTTACATTCATTGATAACCATGATACAGGATCAACACAG GGCCATTGGCCTTTCCCTTCACATCATATTATGGAG GGCTACGCATACATACTTACACATCCAGGAATCCCAACAGTTTTCTATGACCATTTTTATGATTGGGGCAACTCCATTCATGAACAAATAGTGAAACTG ATTGACATTAGGAAGCGACAAGACATCAACAGTCGATCATCTATCAGGATTCTTGAAGCCCAGCCAAACCTATACTCTGCAATTATTGGGGAGAAAGTGTGCATGAAGATTGGAGATGGTTCCTGGAGCCCGTCTGGCAGAGAATGGACACTGGCAACCTCAGGCCATAGATATGCTGTATGGCAAAAATGA